CGAATTTATATATTTTGCCTCTTTGGGATTGGATGTCAGTATACGACCACCAAAACCCAATACCCGGCCACTGGCTGAATGTATAGGGAACATGATTCGCGCTCGAAATCTATCAATCAGAAAACCATCATTTGTTTTGATTGATAATCCTGCTGCTACCAAAAAATCATCCTTATAACCCTTCGCTAATGCTGCTTTACTGAAAGTGTCTTTTTGAGCTGGACTAAAGCCAATTTGATAATGCTTAGTTGTTTCTAGATCAATTTTCCTTTCTTTTAAATAAGCCAGTCCAATTGCCCTTCCATCTTCTGAATTAAGCAAATAATTATGATAGAATTCGTTCGCAAACTCCAGGACAATATAAATACTGGAAATTTCATCCCTTTCTATTCGCTGCTCATCGCTAACTTCTTCTTCTTCAATGGTAATACCATATTTCGCAGCCAAAAACTTGAGCGCTTCGGGATAATTGTATTTTTCATGATCCATTAAAAAACGAACCGAATTGCCAGCTTTGCCACAACCAAAACATTTGTAAAGTTCCTTGCTAGGTGAAACTACAAAGGAGGGTGTTTTTTCATCATGAAAAGGGCATAGGCCAATCATGTTTACACCACGCTTTTTAAGATTGACAAAATCACCTACGACTTCCTCAACCCTTGCGGATGAAATTATTTTTTCTACTGTTTCGTGTGGAATCATAATCGGTTGAATCCTGAATAATATCTATGTCGACCTTTGCTTCAAACCTACATAAAATTTTCATTTGTAAATTACTATAAACCAATGAAAAATTTATTAGGGTTCTTGCGTACCCCATAGATAATTGTATCTTCTTTATACAGAAATATACTAATTCGTTGTTGCCTTAATTGACAAATCAATTAATAGTAATCAAAGATGTAATACAGGAACCCAGCAGTGATTATTTAAGTTTTGCTTGCATTGGATTTTTCAGACCAGAGTAATCATTAAGAACAACATTTATTGCTCCTACGCTGATTCCAGAATAAATTTTAATGGGAATTTTATTGCGATCATCGCTTACCCAAAGGGTCATGTCTTCATCACTTTTAAATACACGATCAACAATTAATATGGGCTTAAGAATCAGGCAACGATAACTCCCTTTTTTAGTCTTCAGTATAGTTTTGCCCATGTATTTTACACCAGCATAATAGCAAGAGTCGTCAATAAATATGTTAAGCATAAATGAATCTCCTATTTTAGCTTGACTGTAATCAAATGTGCGGGCTAGATATACAGCTGATAGAATTTCCTGTGTGAAATCTCCAGTTGGGATTTTTCTTTTTTTACTATTAGTAACGATGTTTTTATTATGATCGTAGATATAGTATTCTTTTGAGTTATAGTTGCCCTCGTGGATTATACGAAAGGAAGCAGATGGTTTGAATGTATTGACATCTACATAGGACTCATAATGGTCTCTTACTTTGAAAAACGGATCGTAAAATTTAAATGTAGATCCTTTCCCTGTCAAATGATAATGGCTTTTCTCTTTAAGCATTTTGGGTTCGCTCTTCACTTCCATTATAATTTCTCCTACAGGAATGTTGATGTATAATGAATAGTAGAACTTATAGCTTAGTTTTTCTCCGAATTTAAAAGCATCATTTTTTGAGTAAGGTGTCAATTTTTCTTGAGCAGATAAACTGTTTAAAATGGCTGTGGAAATTATTAGGAAACATAAAGTTGTAAGGCGCATGATTCTGAAATTACAAGAAATATTCCAAAAGATGATTTTGGCTAAATATTCATGAAAGTCAGCGGTCAGGATTGATAAATTTAAATGTATCATATGAATATTAGCCAATAAGCTTTATTTTTGCCCTCTGAAAAATTATGCAAATGAATTCTCATTTTTATACAGTGATCATGGCAGGAGGGGTTGGTAGTAGATTCTGGCCGCTGAGTAAACAAAAATATCCAAAGCAGTTTTTAGATGTTCTGAATACAGGTAGGTCTTTATTTCAGGCTACTTATGAACGTTTTGCGCAAATTTGTCCACGAGAAAATATTTATATCGTTGCAAATAAGGATTATAGTGAAATTATAAGAGAACAGATTCCCGGAATTAGTGATGATGTGATTTTAGCTGAACCCATTGCGCGAAATACAGCTCCGTGTGTTGCTTATGCTGCTTATAAAATCAAACAAAAAGA
The Bacteroidota bacterium DNA segment above includes these coding regions:
- a CDS encoding DUF3108 domain-containing protein, with product MRLTTLCFLIISTAILNSLSAQEKLTPYSKNDAFKFGEKLSYKFYYSLYINIPVGEIIMEVKSEPKMLKEKSHYHLTGKGSTFKFYDPFFKVRDHYESYVDVNTFKPSASFRIIHEGNYNSKEYYIYDHNKNIVTNSKKRKIPTGDFTQEILSAVYLARTFDYSQAKIGDSFMLNIFIDDSCYYAGVKYMGKTILKTKKGSYRCLILKPILIVDRVFKSDEDMTLWVSDDRNKIPIKIYSGISVGAINVVLNDYSGLKNPMQAKLK